In Parageobacillus sp. KH3-4, the genomic window CAGTTCCGTATATGCTGCGCCGTTTTCTGCAAGGAATTTTTTTAATGTCGGAGCCGTATCTCCATGCAATTGGACAACCACTTTCTTTTCCGCAAAGGAATACTCCTTGAGCGAGCGAATCAGTCCTTTAGTTGTGCCATCGTCGCTAACAGCTACGGGAGAAATATCTATCTTTTTTAACGCCGCAACCGTTTTGTATCCACGAGCCGCTACGTTCGCTTGTTGGATCGTTTTCACCCATTCCTCTTTTATCCCGCCTCGTTCTGCCGCCTGAAGCAATGTTTCCACTCCTACACCGGTTGTAAAAATAAGCCAGTCCGGGTGCATCGCGATCACAGCGCGAATTTCGTCTTCCAGTTCTCCTTCTTTAGAAAATACCGTTCCTTGCGCTGGACGCACAAGCGCAATTCCTCCTTGTTTCTCAATAAGTGTCGTCATTTCCTCCAAT contains:
- a CDS encoding uroporphyrinogen-III synthase, whose product is MRGKRIVLCASRKLEEMTTLIEKQGGIALVRPAQGTVFSKEGELEDEIRAVIAMHPDWLIFTTGVGVETLLQAAERGGIKEEWVKTIQQANVAARGYKTVAALKKIDISPVAVSDDGTTKGLIRSLKEYSFAEKKVVVQLHGDTAPTLKKFLAENGAAYTELLPYRHVAPDREVLEKLYEEVVHREVDAVCFTAAIQVRFLFSFVKEQKDIELFRRALNEDVIACAVGKVTAEALQEEGIARVVAPELERMGAMIVTLSQYFERQLQK